Proteins co-encoded in one Paracoccus aestuarii genomic window:
- a CDS encoding ABC transporter permease, giving the protein MTALATAFRAELAAVLGDRQVRMIVLLALVIYALIYPLPYRAELLRDVPVVLVDQDGSTASADLARRVDASEAVALTHHAPDMAEATRLVHERRAYGVMLIPDGFERALLRGDQSPVALYADASYFLMYQRVMQGAAVPLRQMGAEVEAGRLMAQGTPRAVATAQVSPANQIEVPLFNPAAGYATYVLPAAFVLILQQTMMMGLALAATRRGPLPGHPVWRLLGRAGAWLAIWAGLLPVYLIVLPVIYGLPILGGPGALMMLGLPFLLAAGFLAQLVAALFRRGEVVQVVLLALGMPFFFLSGFAWPVEAIPAHLNALAQLIPSTAAIDGLVRVTQMGATLPEIAPILWHLWALAAGLGLVVLAVETLSPSRPAAPDRGPTAPSDSPAR; this is encoded by the coding sequence ATGACCGCGCTGGCCACCGCCTTCCGCGCCGAGCTGGCCGCCGTGCTGGGCGACCGGCAGGTGCGGATGATCGTCCTGCTGGCGCTGGTCATCTATGCGCTGATCTATCCGCTGCCCTATCGGGCCGAGCTGCTGCGCGACGTGCCGGTGGTGCTGGTCGATCAGGACGGATCGACCGCCTCGGCCGATCTGGCGCGGCGCGTGGACGCGTCCGAGGCCGTGGCCCTGACCCACCATGCCCCCGATATGGCCGAGGCCACGCGGCTGGTCCATGAACGCCGCGCCTATGGCGTCATGCTGATCCCCGACGGGTTCGAACGCGCCCTGCTGCGCGGCGATCAAAGCCCCGTCGCGCTTTACGCCGATGCCAGCTATTTCCTGATGTATCAGCGCGTGATGCAGGGCGCCGCCGTGCCGCTGCGGCAGATGGGCGCCGAGGTCGAGGCCGGGCGCCTGATGGCCCAAGGCACGCCCCGCGCCGTGGCCACCGCCCAGGTCAGCCCCGCGAACCAGATCGAGGTGCCGCTGTTCAACCCCGCGGCGGGCTACGCGACCTATGTGCTGCCCGCGGCCTTCGTGCTGATCCTGCAGCAGACGATGATGATGGGGCTGGCCTTGGCCGCGACGCGCAGGGGGCCGCTGCCCGGCCACCCGGTCTGGCGGCTGCTGGGCCGGGCGGGGGCGTGGCTGGCCATCTGGGCGGGGCTGCTGCCGGTCTATCTGATCGTGTTGCCGGTGATCTACGGGCTGCCGATCCTGGGCGGGCCGGGGGCCTTGATGATGCTGGGCCTGCCCTTCCTGCTGGCGGCCGGGTTTCTGGCGCAGCTGGTCGCGGCGCTGTTCCGGCGGGGCGAGGTCGTGCAGGTCGTGCTGCTGGCGCTCGGGATGCCGTTCTTCTTCCTGTCGGGCTTTGCGTGGCCGGTCGAGGCGATCCCGGCCCATCTGAACGCGCTGGCGCAGCTGATCCCGTCGACGGCGGCGATCGACGGGCTGGTGCGGGTCACGCAGATGGGCGCGACCCTGCCCGAGATCGCGCCCATCCTGTGGCATCTGTGGGCCTTGGCCGCGGGGCTGGGCCTCGTGGTGCTGGCGGTCGAGACGCTCAGCCCGTCACGGCCAGCAGCGCCAGATAGAGGACCGACGGCCCCATCAGACAGCCCAGCCCGGTGA